A window from Herbaspirillum sp. meg3 encodes these proteins:
- a CDS encoding LysR family transcriptional regulator: MIKLNNKVTLRHLQALATLASTNSFSRAAEELSVTQPALSASIKQLENQLGTKLFDRTTHQIGLTAQGAVVLEYAKHLLNTAANTFNDIQHVIGTGRHRIRIGAIPSAVTLTAAVIARYNAAHDEHVEIMLSDMPNDALLAALHTGKLDFCVGIKPPDPDSASLDTVTLFEDELVLIVSREHPLAGSKEVHWRQMAGEEIVLFTQGSVWEFASAALLQHGLSSSKRYHVVHSESLYGVVRSGIAIGIMPSLYTSYLRDDTLHVAPLRFPTLKRKIVLMRRNEVSRSEWTDHCFRELRDDLKQANHWF; encoded by the coding sequence ATGATCAAGCTCAATAACAAGGTTACTCTGCGCCATCTTCAAGCGCTGGCAACGTTGGCTTCTACCAACAGTTTTAGCCGGGCGGCGGAAGAGCTATCCGTCACACAGCCGGCGCTCAGCGCCTCCATCAAGCAGTTGGAGAACCAGCTCGGCACCAAATTGTTCGACCGCACCACGCACCAGATCGGCCTGACTGCACAGGGCGCGGTGGTGCTGGAATACGCCAAACATCTGCTCAATACGGCCGCCAATACCTTCAACGATATCCAGCACGTGATCGGGACCGGGCGCCATCGCATCCGTATCGGCGCCATTCCTTCTGCCGTCACGCTGACCGCCGCCGTGATCGCGCGCTACAACGCGGCCCACGACGAGCATGTGGAAATCATGTTGTCGGATATGCCCAATGACGCACTGCTGGCGGCGCTGCATACCGGCAAGCTGGATTTTTGCGTCGGCATCAAACCGCCTGATCCGGATTCGGCGTCGCTCGATACCGTGACCTTGTTCGAGGATGAGTTGGTGCTGATCGTGTCGCGCGAGCATCCTTTGGCCGGCTCCAAGGAAGTGCACTGGCGTCAGATGGCGGGTGAGGAAATTGTCTTGTTCACCCAGGGCAGCGTGTGGGAGTTCGCCTCCGCGGCCTTGCTGCAGCATGGTTTGTCATCGTCCAAGCGCTATCACGTCGTGCACAGCGAGTCGTTGTACGGCGTGGTGCGTTCCGGCATTGCCATCGGCATCATGCCTAGCCTGTACACCAGCTACCTGCGCGACGATACGCTGCACGTCGCACCGCTGCGCTTTCCCACACTCAAGCGCAAGATCGTGCTGATGCGGCGTAATGAAGTCAGCCGCAGCGAATGGACCGATCACTGCTTCCGTGAGTTGCGCGACGATCTGAAGCAGGCGAATCACTGGTTCTGA
- a CDS encoding porin, which translates to MKQWVIGTMAIPALLAGAQAQAQSKVEIYGLISGGIGYLSNQGGPHNLEALSGTNQNPRIGFRGQEDLGGGSKAIFNLENGFNMMTGGTAQNGRLFGRLSYVGLSNNDLGTLTLGRQYEAVKDYLGPVVIASNGVHIGDNDNGYNNLRAQNSVKYISPTFNNFNVTALYGFGEVAGDTSINRVMSIGSGYKSERFKWAVAYTQMDTPNSAQSPDGAMSNDYASSLLLFNKSAVHSTAGVQKQRILGTGGFYTVGNTDFGMMYSNVKYDYLDNTKLTLQNLDLNLVHHMTPALNLGASYFYTVGKYDTINTNPKWHQVNFQADYFLSKRTDVAITYSYQIAAGDAKNATIFGFPSSSDKHQGVLMLGMRHVF; encoded by the coding sequence ATGAAGCAATGGGTGATCGGCACAATGGCAATTCCGGCATTGTTGGCAGGTGCGCAAGCACAAGCGCAAAGCAAGGTGGAAATTTATGGTTTGATCTCCGGCGGCATCGGCTATCTGAGCAATCAGGGCGGCCCGCACAATCTGGAAGCCCTGAGCGGCACCAACCAGAATCCACGCATCGGCTTCCGCGGTCAGGAAGACCTGGGCGGCGGCTCGAAAGCCATCTTCAATCTGGAAAACGGCTTCAACATGATGACCGGCGGCACAGCGCAAAACGGCCGCCTGTTCGGTCGCCTGTCCTATGTCGGCCTGAGCAACAACGACCTCGGCACGCTGACGCTGGGCCGCCAGTACGAAGCAGTCAAGGACTACCTCGGCCCGGTGGTGATCGCCAGTAACGGTGTCCACATCGGCGATAACGACAACGGCTACAACAACCTGCGCGCACAGAATTCGGTCAAGTACATCAGCCCGACCTTCAACAATTTCAACGTCACCGCGCTGTACGGCTTCGGCGAAGTGGCGGGCGATACCAGCATCAACCGCGTCATGAGCATCGGTTCCGGCTACAAGAGCGAGCGTTTCAAATGGGCTGTTGCCTACACCCAGATGGATACACCCAACAGCGCCCAGAGCCCTGACGGTGCGATGTCCAACGACTACGCCAGCTCGCTGCTGCTGTTCAACAAGAGCGCCGTCCACAGCACTGCGGGCGTACAGAAGCAACGCATCCTCGGCACCGGCGGCTTTTACACTGTGGGCAATACCGATTTCGGCATGATGTACAGCAACGTCAAGTATGACTACCTGGACAACACCAAGCTGACGCTGCAAAACCTGGACTTGAACCTCGTCCATCACATGACGCCGGCGCTGAATCTGGGCGCGTCCTACTTCTATACCGTCGGCAAGTACGACACCATCAACACCAATCCGAAGTGGCATCAGGTCAACTTCCAGGCGGATTACTTCCTGTCCAAGCGCACTGACGTAGCGATCACCTACAGCTACCAGATCGCTGCCGGCGACGCCAAGAACGCCACTATCTTCGGCTTCCCATCGTCCAGCGACAAGCACCAAGGTGTTCTGATGCTGGGCATGCGTCACGTATTCTAA
- a CDS encoding ABC transporter substrate-binding protein: protein MLALLGTGLLTLAVSPAHAEKRTLVLSAYPIAQPLFNKYVYAPFKEKCGCEIVVETGNNADRIAKLDARRDNPVVDLVLLSDFGMLEASRKGLIQPLDYSKLKNYSQIYPFARNPIGGNYAVGYTIYSVGLVYRTDKIKSLTSWKDLWRDDMKGRIALPDVSTTQGPLALQMADIAWGGKTENFSTGMQKILAIKNNVVTFSKNSAQLSSLFAQDEIWAAPVARFTWAQLMKTGMPLKWSIPAEGQAAGMNVMGIVNKSKNADLAYQLMDFWLSKEVQTALAMELVDSPVNTQVVLPKDKAEFNTYGGEHIASLKFVKPETLLKHRSAWLEQWNKGISK, encoded by the coding sequence ATGCTTGCCCTTCTCGGTACGGGCCTGCTCACCCTGGCAGTCTCCCCAGCCCATGCCGAGAAACGGACGCTGGTATTGTCCGCCTACCCGATCGCACAGCCGCTGTTCAACAAGTACGTGTATGCGCCGTTCAAGGAAAAATGCGGCTGTGAAATCGTGGTGGAAACCGGCAACAACGCCGACCGTATCGCCAAGCTGGATGCACGTCGCGACAATCCGGTGGTCGATCTGGTGTTGTTGTCGGACTTCGGCATGCTGGAAGCCTCGCGCAAAGGCTTGATCCAGCCGCTCGACTACAGCAAGCTCAAGAACTACAGCCAGATCTATCCGTTCGCACGCAACCCTATCGGCGGCAACTACGCGGTTGGTTACACCATTTATTCCGTCGGTCTGGTGTATCGCACCGACAAGATCAAGTCGCTGACCTCATGGAAAGACCTGTGGCGCGACGACATGAAGGGCCGTATCGCGCTGCCCGACGTCAGCACCACGCAAGGCCCGCTGGCGCTGCAAATGGCTGACATCGCCTGGGGCGGCAAGACGGAAAACTTCAGCACCGGCATGCAAAAGATCCTGGCCATCAAGAACAACGTGGTGACCTTCTCCAAGAACAGCGCGCAGTTGTCTTCGCTGTTTGCACAGGATGAAATCTGGGCCGCACCGGTGGCGCGCTTCACCTGGGCGCAACTGATGAAGACCGGCATGCCGCTGAAATGGAGCATCCCGGCCGAAGGTCAGGCCGCCGGCATGAACGTGATGGGTATCGTCAACAAATCCAAGAACGCCGATCTGGCTTACCAGCTGATGGATTTCTGGCTGTCGAAAGAAGTACAGACCGCACTGGCGATGGAGCTGGTCGACTCGCCTGTGAACACTCAGGTCGTGCTGCCGAAAGACAAGGCCGAGTTCAACACTTATGGCGGCGAGCACATTGCCTCGCTCAAGTTCGTCAAACCCGAAACCTTGCTCAAGCATCGCTCGGCATGGCTGGAGCAATGGAACAAGGGCATCAGTAAATAA